The following coding sequences lie in one Haemorhous mexicanus isolate bHaeMex1 chromosome W, bHaeMex1.pri, whole genome shotgun sequence genomic window:
- the LOC132341431 gene encoding uncharacterized protein LOC132341431 isoform X2, with the protein MTLIAMETPGPPLPGAGWLSPQTAPTAPVPQTTPAFHCNTGVEPEMTSLQMPGCYHYVTPGSTAEPGSSNTTIQSPVPSTSPGHAAVTAAAPWQLQSKSQQGEEAPKTLLTPAPAPLMFRAGKIPTRDRVIFWTEVKQKAIDCGDIEEAELISVPMDSPSSENWQQGEGTVTAFPVVQAALKEQVTKEQAPEEPSLLSRCHERLSFSGYLVPHTPQAGAMIPPWLQVAVWRELR; encoded by the exons ATGACCCTCATCGCCATGGAAACACCCGGACCGCCCCTGCCCGGAGCTGGTTGGCTCAGCCCACAAACTGCGCCCACAGCCCCCGTTCCGCAAACCACGCCTGCCTTCCACTGCAACACGGGGGTGGAACCTGAGATGACATCACTACAAATGCCCGGATGTTACCACTACGTCACACCCGGAAGCACAGCAGAACCAGGAAGCTCCAACACCACGATACAGAGCCCCGTTCCCAGCACCAGTCCCGGACAtgcagctgtcactgctgcagcaccGTGGCAGCTACAGTCAAAGTCCCAACAAGGCGAGGAAGCCCCTAAAACCCTGCTGACgccagctccagcccctttgATGTTCCGAGCAGGAAAGATTCCCACCCGAGACCGGGTAATCTTCTGGACAGAGGTAAAACAAAAGGCTATAGATTGTGGAGATATAGAAGAGGCTGAACTAATTTCTGTACCCATGGACTCACCATCATCCGAGAACTGGCAACAGGGCGAGGGAACAGTTACAGCATTCCCAGTGGTACAAG CAGCGTTGAAGGAGCAGGTGACGAAGGAGCAGGCACCTGAAGAGCCTTCACTGTTGTCGCGGTGCCATGAGCGTCTTTCTTTTTCCGGTTATCTGGTGCCGCATACCCCACAG GCAGGTGCGATGATTCCTCCGTGGCTGCAGGTGGCGGTGTGGCGTGAGCTCAGATGA
- the LOC132341431 gene encoding uncharacterized protein LOC132341431 isoform X1 produces MTLIAMETPGPPLPGAGWLSPQTAPTAPVPQTTPAFHCNTGVEPEMTSLQMPGCYHYVTPGSTAEPGSSNTTIQSPVPSTSPGHAAVTAAAPWQLQSKSQQGEEAPKTLLTPAPAPLMFRAGKIPTRDRVIFWTEVKQKAIDCGDIEEAELISVPMDSPSSENWQQGEGTVTAFPVVQAALKEQVTKEQAPEEPSLLSRCHERLSFSGYLVPHTPQVRHTQSAANTQAPPALCCLA; encoded by the exons ATGACCCTCATCGCCATGGAAACACCCGGACCGCCCCTGCCCGGAGCTGGTTGGCTCAGCCCACAAACTGCGCCCACAGCCCCCGTTCCGCAAACCACGCCTGCCTTCCACTGCAACACGGGGGTGGAACCTGAGATGACATCACTACAAATGCCCGGATGTTACCACTACGTCACACCCGGAAGCACAGCAGAACCAGGAAGCTCCAACACCACGATACAGAGCCCCGTTCCCAGCACCAGTCCCGGACAtgcagctgtcactgctgcagcaccGTGGCAGCTACAGTCAAAGTCCCAACAAGGCGAGGAAGCCCCTAAAACCCTGCTGACgccagctccagcccctttgATGTTCCGAGCAGGAAAGATTCCCACCCGAGACCGGGTAATCTTCTGGACAGAGGTAAAACAAAAGGCTATAGATTGTGGAGATATAGAAGAGGCTGAACTAATTTCTGTACCCATGGACTCACCATCATCCGAGAACTGGCAACAGGGCGAGGGAACAGTTACAGCATTCCCAGTGGTACAAG CAGCGTTGAAGGAGCAGGTGACGAAGGAGCAGGCACCTGAAGAGCCTTCACTGTTGTCGCGGTGCCATGAGCGTCTTTCTTTTTCCGGTTATCTGGTGCCGCATACCCCACAGGTAAGGCATACACAGTCTGCCGCAAATACACAAGCTCCACCAGCACTCTGCTGCCTCGCCTAA